One genomic window of Polaromonas sp. SP1 includes the following:
- a CDS encoding 2'-5' RNA ligase family protein yields MSAQSSFPGFDEPKATDRLFLALFPPPEIALEIASLAGRLRADHGLRGRPLEAARFHITLNHLGDYAGLPPDIIRQAGTAARKTAAGAAPFQVAFNRAESFAGKPRSRPLVLRGNDGLADLLAFQQTLGTALKQGNLGQWAKGPYTPHVTLLYDDQLLPPTPVPAIGWTATEMVLVHSLLGETRHVHLERWPLSGRGA; encoded by the coding sequence ATGTCAGCGCAGTCGTCATTTCCGGGGTTTGACGAGCCCAAGGCAACTGACCGCCTTTTTCTGGCGCTGTTCCCGCCGCCGGAGATTGCCCTGGAGATCGCCTCGCTGGCCGGCCGGCTCCGCGCAGACCACGGGTTGCGCGGCCGGCCGCTCGAGGCGGCACGCTTTCACATCACCTTGAACCATTTGGGCGACTACGCCGGTCTGCCGCCCGACATCATCAGGCAGGCCGGTACCGCAGCGCGAAAGACCGCAGCCGGCGCAGCGCCGTTTCAGGTCGCGTTCAACCGCGCCGAAAGCTTTGCCGGCAAGCCCCGTAGCCGGCCTCTGGTTTTGCGCGGGAATGACGGTCTGGCGGATTTGCTGGCCTTTCAGCAAACGCTTGGCACCGCGCTCAAGCAGGGCAACCTGGGTCAATGGGCCAAAGGCCCTTATACGCCGCACGTGACCTTGCTCTACGACGACCAGTTGCTGCCGCCAACGCCGGTGCCGGCCATTGGTTGGACGGCGACGGAAATGGTTCTGGTGCACAGCCTCCTGGGCGAAACCCGACATGTGCACCTGGAGCGCTGGCCGTTGTCGGGCCGCGGCGCCTGA
- a CDS encoding GAF domain-containing protein — protein MLLAPIPDTDNERLDALRNGFCAYAPREERFDRITRTAKRLLDVPISLISIVEEDEQWFRSVQGIEVDHTARDISFCGHAVAINKPLCIPDAWEDIRFHDNPLVLGPPGIRSYLGWPLEIAPGLPVGSLCVIDTMPRTFGPEEWEALRDLAAMAEAELRVRAMSSLQGKLMMRLSALQRKGALDPLTGCWNIRGFRELLALGVEDARANATDLAVCSLRVDNLEEVAEVAGFSNHDALTLMLAQVLRQRLPQNGALARLGPHDFCALVPAKSAMALEEELAKLSFPSATVNLPGSKLRLDIALSIRVSWLADLGPKASADKLWAHALLTRAA, from the coding sequence ATGCTCCTAGCCCCCATTCCGGACACCGACAACGAGCGCCTGGATGCCTTGCGCAACGGCTTTTGTGCATATGCACCGCGTGAGGAGCGGTTTGATCGCATCACCCGCACCGCCAAAAGGCTGCTCGATGTGCCGATTTCCCTGATCTCCATCGTTGAAGAGGATGAGCAGTGGTTTCGCTCGGTGCAGGGCATCGAGGTCGACCACACCGCACGGGACATCTCTTTCTGCGGCCACGCCGTGGCGATCAACAAACCCCTGTGCATCCCGGACGCCTGGGAAGACATCCGGTTTCATGACAATCCGCTGGTGCTGGGCCCACCCGGAATTCGCTCTTACCTCGGTTGGCCGCTTGAAATCGCGCCCGGCCTGCCGGTCGGCTCGCTCTGCGTGATCGACACCATGCCGCGCACCTTCGGGCCTGAAGAGTGGGAGGCGCTGAGAGACCTGGCGGCCATGGCCGAAGCCGAATTGAGGGTCAGGGCGATGTCCAGCCTGCAAGGCAAGCTGATGATGCGGCTTTCCGCACTGCAGCGCAAAGGAGCCCTCGATCCGCTGACCGGCTGCTGGAACATCCGGGGATTTCGTGAGCTGCTCGCGTTGGGGGTTGAAGATGCACGTGCCAACGCGACCGACCTGGCGGTCTGCAGCTTGCGCGTGGACAACCTCGAAGAGGTCGCCGAGGTCGCCGGCTTTTCCAACCACGACGCCCTGACGTTGATGCTGGCGCAAGTCCTGCGGCAGCGGCTGCCGCAAAATGGCGCCCTTGCGCGCCTGGGCCCCCATGATTTTTGCGCGCTGGTGCCGGCCAAATCAGCCATGGCGCTGGAAGAGGAACTGGCCAAGCTCTCCTTTCCTTCTGCCACAGTGAACTTGCCGGGCAGCAAGCTCAGGCTCGACATTGCGCTTTCGATTCGCGTGTCGTGGCTGGCAGATCTGGGCCCCAAAGCCAGCGCCGACAAGCTGTGGGCACATGCGCTGCTGACCCGCGCCGCCTGA
- a CDS encoding FMN-binding negative transcriptional regulator, which yields MYTPPQFKGDRAKAAALIQEHPFASLISIDDTGLPYVTHLPLHLEDRGEQLVLLGHVAKPNQHWRYLQARPQAVVTFLGPHAYLSPKVYPDLARVPTWNYLAVHCTVQATLIEDPVGKDALLKKLIGDHEPPYAQQWRDLGEEFGHKMMMGIVAFELQVTDLQCKVKINQHRPESHAAMKAMYAAGNENERGLAGWMDRLGMAGADNASPEV from the coding sequence ATGTACACGCCGCCCCAATTCAAAGGCGACCGCGCAAAGGCTGCGGCGCTGATCCAGGAACATCCTTTTGCCAGCCTGATCAGCATCGACGACACCGGTCTGCCCTACGTCACGCATTTGCCGCTGCATCTGGAAGATCGCGGCGAGCAACTGGTGCTGCTGGGCCACGTGGCCAAGCCCAACCAGCACTGGCGCTACCTGCAGGCGCGGCCCCAGGCGGTGGTCACGTTTCTCGGGCCCCATGCCTACCTGTCGCCCAAGGTCTACCCCGACCTGGCGCGCGTGCCGACCTGGAACTACCTCGCCGTGCATTGCACCGTGCAGGCCACGCTGATCGAAGACCCGGTGGGCAAGGACGCCTTGCTGAAAAAGCTGATCGGCGACCATGAGCCGCCCTATGCCCAGCAGTGGCGCGACCTCGGCGAGGAGTTCGGCCACAAGATGATGATGGGCATCGTGGCGTTTGAACTGCAGGTCACCGACTTGCAGTGCAAGGTGAAGATCAACCAGCACCGGCCCGAGTCCCACGCCGCGATGAAGGCGATGTACGCGGCCGGCAACGAAAACGAGCGCGGCCTGGCCGGCTGGATGGACCGCCTGGGCATGGCGGGTGCAGACAACGCATCGCCGGAGGTTTGA
- the tadA gene encoding tRNA adenosine(34) deaminase TadA — MSDATFMQQALAEARAAAAAGEVPVGAVVVRRGEVIATGRNAPVDGHDPTAHAEIVALRAAARALGNYRLDDCELFVTLEPCAMCSGAMLHARLKRVVFGAPDPKTGAAGSVLNLFAEPRLNHQTALQGGVLAPACGELLQEFFRQRRSDKREESRLAHPLRDDALRTPDAAFAALPGYPWQPRYLSDLPALGGLRMHYLDEGEGGGEGGEGGLTYLCLHGNPAWSYLYRKMIPALLQAGHRVVAPDLIGFGKSDKPKKDSFHSFSGHRQILLELVERLNLQNIVLVVQDWGGLLGLTLPMAAPQRYQGLLVMNTTLGTGDAPLPAGFLAWREMCAKNPEFDVARLFARGNPQMSPAECAAYNAPFPDKGHRAALRAFPPMVPDTPDADGAAVSRQARAFWQNDWTGQALMVVGAQDPVLGPPVMRQLQALIRGCGEAVVLPQAGHFVQEHGEPVVQQALRFFRPAA, encoded by the coding sequence ATGAGCGACGCCACCTTCATGCAACAGGCGCTGGCAGAAGCCCGCGCGGCCGCTGCGGCAGGCGAAGTGCCTGTGGGCGCCGTGGTGGTGCGCCGCGGCGAGGTGATTGCCACCGGCCGCAATGCACCGGTAGACGGCCATGACCCGACAGCCCACGCCGAGATCGTGGCCCTGCGCGCCGCGGCGCGTGCGCTGGGCAATTACCGGCTCGACGACTGCGAGCTGTTTGTCACGCTGGAGCCTTGCGCCATGTGCAGCGGCGCCATGCTGCATGCGCGGCTCAAGCGGGTGGTGTTTGGCGCGCCCGATCCCAAAACGGGCGCGGCCGGCTCGGTGCTCAACCTGTTTGCCGAGCCCCGACTGAACCACCAGACGGCGTTGCAAGGCGGCGTGCTGGCACCGGCCTGCGGCGAATTGCTGCAGGAGTTCTTTCGCCAGCGCCGTTCCGACAAACGCGAGGAGTCGAGGCTGGCGCACCCGCTGCGCGACGACGCGCTGCGCACGCCCGACGCGGCATTCGCCGCCTTGCCGGGCTACCCGTGGCAACCCCGCTATCTCAGTGATTTACCGGCGCTGGGCGGCTTGCGCATGCACTACCTGGACGAAGGTGAAGGTGGGGGCGAGGGTGGCGAGGGCGGGTTGACTTACCTTTGCCTGCACGGCAACCCGGCCTGGAGCTACCTCTACCGCAAGATGATCCCCGCGCTGCTGCAAGCCGGGCACCGGGTGGTGGCGCCCGACCTGATCGGTTTCGGCAAAAGCGACAAACCCAAGAAGGACAGCTTTCACAGCTTCAGCGGGCACCGGCAGATATTGCTCGAACTGGTGGAAAGGCTCAACCTGCAGAACATCGTGCTGGTGGTGCAGGACTGGGGCGGGCTGCTGGGCCTCACGCTGCCCATGGCCGCGCCGCAGCGCTACCAGGGCCTGCTGGTCATGAACACCACGCTGGGCACGGGCGATGCGCCGCTGCCCGCAGGCTTTCTCGCCTGGCGTGAGATGTGCGCCAAGAACCCCGAGTTCGACGTGGCGCGCCTTTTTGCCCGCGGCAACCCGCAGATGAGCCCCGCGGAATGCGCGGCCTACAACGCGCCGTTCCCCGACAAGGGGCACCGCGCCGCGTTGCGCGCTTTTCCGCCCATGGTGCCGGACACGCCCGATGCCGACGGCGCGGCCGTGTCGCGCCAGGCGCGCGCCTTCTGGCAAAACGACTGGACCGGCCAGGCGCTGATGGTGGTGGGGGCGCAAGACCCGGTGCTGGGCCCGCCCGTCATGCGGCAACTGCAGGCCTTGATCCGGGGTTGCGGCGAGGCTGTGGTTCTGCCGCAGGCGGGGCATTTTGTGCAGGAGCACGGCGAGCCGGTGGTGCAGCAGGCGCTGCGGTTTTTCAGGCCGGCAGCTTGA
- a CDS encoding trimeric intracellular cation channel family protein, which produces MLLYLLDLFGVAVFAVSGALAAGRLQLDLLGVLVLASLTAIGGGTLRDLLMNRHPVFWMANPVYLVVICAAALGTVLYVQLLPIPAQALLVADAVGLAVFALSGAQLAEAARLSPIIVVLMGTMTGVAGGVMRDICSNQIPLLLRQDIYASAAIAGIALYLALKALGLKPSWAFGIGLVAVAALRLSAIFLGWHLPVFKLPA; this is translated from the coding sequence ATGCTTTTGTACCTGCTTGATCTCTTCGGTGTTGCCGTGTTTGCGGTGAGCGGCGCGCTGGCGGCCGGGCGCCTGCAGCTTGATTTGCTGGGCGTGCTGGTTCTGGCGTCACTGACAGCGATTGGCGGCGGCACGCTGCGGGATCTGCTGATGAACCGGCACCCGGTGTTCTGGATGGCCAACCCGGTCTATCTGGTGGTGATCTGCGCGGCGGCGCTGGGCACGGTGCTGTATGTGCAGCTCTTGCCGATCCCGGCTCAGGCCCTGCTGGTGGCCGATGCCGTCGGGCTGGCGGTATTTGCGCTGTCGGGTGCGCAACTGGCTGAAGCGGCCCGGCTCTCGCCGATCATCGTGGTGCTGATGGGCACCATGACCGGCGTGGCCGGTGGCGTGATGCGGGACATCTGCAGCAACCAGATCCCGCTGCTGCTGCGCCAGGACATCTACGCCAGCGCGGCGATTGCAGGGATTGCGCTTTACCTGGCCCTGAAGGCGCTCGGCCTCAAACCCTCCTGGGCGTTCGGAATCGGACTGGTGGCCGTGGCGGCGCTGCGGCTCAGTGCCATCTTCCTGGGCTGGCACTTGCCGGTCTTCAAGCTGCCGGCCTGA
- a CDS encoding LD-carboxypeptidase: MKKHIYIYSPSSAVRDKAAFKRGVKRLTALGHEVEVDTDALARHQRFAGDDDTRLAAIHRAAASGADIALISRGGYGLTRILPGINYKAVAKAIAGGTRFVGVSDFTAFQIAVMAKTGAVTWAGPALGEDFGAEAPDDIMEACFDDLIAGQGEGTGWQLSKSAMDLIAESPVMARAKDGFIIKDAVLWGGNLAMLSSLVGTPYLPAVKGGILFIEDVSEHPYRVERMLTQLLYAGVLAQQKAIIFGQFTNYKLVPHDKGFKLASVVTWLQSKVKARVLTGLPFGHVPTKVLLPVGLKTTLALEGRDAFLLWGHLGGEHDHHSHEPHHPHDAHHGHHGHHGH; the protein is encoded by the coding sequence GTGAAAAAACATATCTATATCTACTCCCCGTCCAGCGCCGTGCGCGACAAGGCAGCCTTCAAACGCGGCGTCAAGCGCCTGACGGCACTGGGCCATGAGGTCGAAGTCGACACCGACGCGCTGGCGCGCCACCAGCGCTTTGCCGGCGACGACGACACCCGCCTGGCCGCCATTCACCGCGCGGCGGCCAGCGGCGCCGACATCGCCCTGATCTCCCGTGGCGGCTACGGCCTCACGCGCATCCTGCCGGGCATCAATTACAAAGCGGTCGCCAAAGCCATTGCCGGCGGCACCCGTTTTGTGGGCGTGAGCGACTTCACGGCCTTCCAGATTGCGGTGATGGCCAAAACCGGCGCCGTGACCTGGGCCGGCCCCGCACTGGGCGAAGACTTCGGCGCCGAGGCGCCCGACGACATCATGGAAGCCTGCTTTGACGACCTGATTGCGGGGCAGGGCGAAGGCACCGGCTGGCAGCTGTCCAAGTCTGCTATGGATTTAATAGCTGAAAGCCCAGTCATGGCAAGGGCTAAAGATGGATTTATCATCAAAGATGCGGTGCTGTGGGGCGGCAACCTGGCCATGCTGTCTTCGCTGGTCGGAACGCCTTACCTGCCGGCCGTCAAAGGCGGCATCCTGTTTATCGAGGATGTCAGCGAGCACCCTTACCGGGTCGAACGCATGCTGACGCAACTGTTGTATGCGGGCGTGCTGGCCCAGCAAAAGGCCATCATTTTTGGCCAGTTCACCAACTACAAACTTGTGCCCCACGACAAGGGCTTCAAACTGGCCTCCGTCGTGACCTGGCTGCAGAGCAAGGTCAAGGCTCGCGTGCTGACCGGCCTGCCGTTTGGCCATGTGCCGACCAAGGTGCTGCTGCCCGTGGGCCTGAAAACCACCCTGGCGCTGGAAGGCCGCGATGCTTTCCTGCTCTGGGGCCACTTGGGCGGTGAACACGATCACCATTCGCACGAGCCTCATCACCCGCACGACGCCCATCATGGGCACCACGGACATCACGGCCATTGA
- a CDS encoding aldehyde dehydrogenase family protein: protein MTVYPAHYINGQWVKAQSSETLPVHDSSTEELMATVPAGTAAEAEAAVLAARAAFDSWSSLPVETRAAYLDKVAAGVKARTEDLALAIAREVGMPLKMARMVQVGGPAWHWGNFAKVARQFEWEKKVGNSLVVREPIGVVGCITPWNFPLSQITLKIAPAMVAGCTVVLKPSEIAPVNAMILAEIIHEAGLPPGVFNLVNGPGPVVGEVLATHPEVDMVSFTGSTRAGKRVGELASQSVKRVALELGGKSASLVLDDANFEAAVKGTVSACMLNSGQTCSAHTRLLVPASRYEEAKALAQAAIAKFSIGPSLEETSRLGPLVSAAQRDRVLGFIRTGIEEGADVIAGGADAPAIARGYFVQPTILGIKPTDTLAQEEIFGPVLVVIQYKDEDEAVAIANSTIYGLGGAVWAGTDERAMKVARRLRTGQVDINGGPFNGQAPFGGYKQSGNGRENGVYGFEEFLEFKAMQLKPAAA, encoded by the coding sequence ATGACTGTTTATCCCGCGCACTACATCAACGGCCAATGGGTCAAGGCCCAGTCTTCCGAAACCCTGCCGGTTCATGACTCCAGCACCGAGGAACTGATGGCGACGGTGCCCGCCGGCACGGCCGCCGAGGCCGAAGCCGCCGTGCTGGCGGCGCGTGCCGCGTTTGACAGCTGGTCCAGCTTGCCGGTGGAGACGCGCGCAGCCTACCTCGACAAGGTGGCGGCCGGCGTCAAGGCCCGTACCGAAGACCTGGCGCTGGCCATTGCCCGTGAGGTGGGCATGCCGCTGAAGATGGCGCGCATGGTGCAGGTCGGCGGCCCGGCCTGGCATTGGGGCAACTTTGCCAAGGTGGCGCGCCAGTTTGAGTGGGAGAAAAAGGTTGGCAACTCGCTGGTGGTGCGTGAGCCTATCGGCGTGGTGGGCTGCATCACGCCCTGGAACTTCCCGCTCAGCCAGATCACGCTGAAAATCGCGCCCGCCATGGTGGCCGGCTGCACCGTCGTGCTCAAGCCGAGCGAAATCGCACCCGTCAACGCCATGATCCTGGCCGAAATCATCCATGAGGCAGGCCTGCCGCCCGGTGTCTTCAACCTCGTCAACGGCCCCGGCCCGGTGGTCGGCGAAGTGCTGGCCACGCATCCCGAAGTCGACATGGTGAGCTTTACCGGTTCGACCCGCGCCGGCAAGCGCGTCGGCGAGCTGGCCAGCCAGTCGGTCAAGCGGGTGGCGCTCGAGCTGGGCGGCAAGTCGGCCAGCTTGGTGCTGGACGACGCCAATTTCGAGGCGGCCGTCAAAGGCACGGTGTCGGCCTGCATGCTCAACAGCGGGCAGACCTGCTCGGCGCATACCCGGCTGCTGGTTCCGGCCAGCCGCTATGAAGAAGCCAAGGCGCTGGCCCAGGCCGCCATCGCCAAATTCAGCATTGGCCCCAGCCTGGAAGAAACCAGCAGGCTGGGCCCGCTGGTCAGCGCCGCGCAGCGCGACCGCGTGCTCGGCTTCATCCGCACCGGCATTGAAGAGGGCGCGGATGTGATCGCCGGTGGCGCAGACGCACCGGCCATCGCCAGGGGCTACTTTGTCCAGCCCACCATTCTGGGCATCAAGCCGACGGACACGCTCGCGCAGGAAGAAATCTTCGGCCCCGTGCTGGTGGTCATCCAGTACAAGGATGAAGACGAGGCGGTGGCCATCGCCAACAGCACGATTTACGGGCTGGGCGGCGCCGTGTGGGCCGGCACCGATGAGCGCGCCATGAAAGTGGCACGCCGGTTGCGTACCGGGCAGGTGGATATCAACGGCGGGCCCTTCAATGGCCAGGCGCCGTTTGGCGGCTACAAGCAGTCGGGCAACGGGCGGGAGAACGGCGTCTACGGGTTTGAGGAGTTCCTGGAATTCAAGGCAATGCAGCTCAAGCCCGCCGCGGCCTGA
- a CDS encoding FHA domain-containing protein: MAEVTVVFADLTGSTGVFESLGNAKATQAITRLTQWIGKVSEAYRGHVVKYLGDGVLVVFPDNADAVDAVIELQRVHRERIRNWPEQLKMRLQLGVARGEIVEQDGDCFGDAVNIASRLSDLSGPDQILATDVVIDRLPPDTLIRSRNLGAMDIRGRVEACMVHRIEWQSEVASEAFTVPASLTVRPAEPAGPVPAIELSWLDINTAFVSSDLPIFLGRDHDAEFVVTDPRVSRRHARIEWRAGKFYLEDVSSYGTWVRFSDSTAAVALRRQECVLMLEGEIALGAPFEDFTVPTVTFKFADGKVHLKKK, translated from the coding sequence ATGGCAGAAGTTACCGTCGTTTTTGCCGATCTCACAGGAAGCACAGGGGTTTTTGAATCACTGGGCAACGCCAAGGCAACACAGGCCATCACACGGCTCACGCAATGGATAGGCAAGGTCTCTGAAGCCTACCGCGGCCACGTCGTGAAGTACCTGGGCGACGGTGTGCTGGTTGTCTTTCCGGACAACGCCGACGCCGTCGATGCCGTGATCGAGTTGCAGCGCGTTCACCGCGAACGCATCCGCAACTGGCCCGAGCAACTCAAAATGCGCCTGCAGCTGGGCGTGGCGCGCGGTGAAATCGTTGAGCAGGACGGCGACTGCTTTGGTGACGCGGTCAATATCGCCTCCCGCCTGAGCGATCTGTCGGGCCCGGACCAGATCCTCGCGACCGATGTCGTCATCGACCGCCTTCCGCCCGATACGCTGATACGTTCGCGAAACCTGGGCGCCATGGACATACGCGGCCGGGTCGAGGCCTGCATGGTGCACCGGATCGAGTGGCAATCCGAAGTCGCCTCGGAGGCTTTTACGGTGCCGGCCAGCCTGACGGTGCGTCCTGCCGAGCCTGCCGGGCCGGTACCTGCCATCGAGTTGTCCTGGCTGGACATCAACACCGCTTTTGTGTCGAGCGACCTGCCGATTTTCCTGGGCCGCGACCACGATGCGGAGTTTGTCGTGACGGACCCGCGTGTGTCCCGCAGGCACGCCCGGATCGAATGGCGCGCCGGCAAGTTCTACCTGGAAGACGTCAGCAGCTACGGCACCTGGGTGCGCTTTTCCGACAGCACCGCCGCCGTGGCCCTGCGCCGGCAGGAATGCGTGTTGATGCTGGAAGGCGAGATTGCGCTGGGCGCGCCTTTTGAGGATTTCACGGTGCCGACGGTCACCTTCAAATTTGCCGACGGCAAAGTGCACCTGAAAAAGAAGTAA
- a CDS encoding penicillin acylase family protein: protein MIWLKRLSAGLLVLVLLAASAAAIYVYRTFPSLDGELKLDGLQGPVAVARDAADVTHIKARSPRDAWFSLGYVHAQERGWQLELNRRVMHGELSEAFGPATLETDKLLRTLGIVRAAERQWQNLPAEGRDAMQAYSDGINAFYANSSQALSPEFHILGVKPGGPSGKAWSPVDSLAWSLMMALDLGGNWGTEFARLYAARTLKTAELWQLFPPYPGEQPASGVDFSKRYAELGVYRTDIPVATKKVAVSQGGDWAGGTFDAQSPVAAATAAVAGGINDWAAALGQADGKGSNNWVVAGNHSRSGKPLLANDPHLGLSAPAVWYFAHLQADGLDVIGATLPGLPFVVLGRTRKVAWSFTNTAPDVQDLYLEQINPANPKQYRVPDSNPNAEAWAEFQTREETIKVKGQPDLVLTVRESRHGPVLSDVQKSHADLLDTRKYVIALRWSALDADNQTVLAGLRANRAQSGDEMIAAFAAYHSPMQNLVTADVDGGMAFKAAGKVPLRKPGNDIRGIAPSPGWDALYDWAGWAPYDQTPQTGQGEIEAKGWLATANQRITPPGFPIFMGQDWTVPYRYDRIEQLLAATPLHDMASMQKIQADQLSPATVKLLPFLQKALSQPSGHPLAEPARKAMAGFDGVMRADQAAPLIFAAWADELTRGIVGGKLGEPALGALYGKRHFRSTLEDVLARNDANWCGTAGCAAQSTAALSRALDRLQAAYGADVASWTWGRAHPALSAHKPFGNVPLLARFFDVRVPTGGDAFTVNVGQYWATSDDTPFANRQAASLRAIYDMADPENSRFIYQTGQSGLVFSSRYRDMRGSWAAVEYRPLQMNPPAFAHELTLKP from the coding sequence TTGATCTGGTTGAAGCGGCTGTCTGCCGGACTGCTGGTGCTGGTGTTGCTGGCTGCGTCTGCAGCGGCGATTTATGTGTATCGCACTTTTCCTTCGCTTGACGGCGAACTGAAGCTTGACGGCCTGCAGGGCCCGGTGGCCGTGGCGCGTGACGCCGCCGACGTCACCCACATCAAAGCCCGGTCGCCGCGCGACGCATGGTTCTCCCTCGGCTATGTCCATGCGCAAGAGCGCGGCTGGCAGCTGGAGTTGAACCGGCGCGTCATGCACGGCGAACTCTCCGAGGCGTTTGGCCCGGCCACGCTGGAGACCGACAAGCTGCTGCGGACCCTGGGCATCGTGCGCGCCGCCGAGCGGCAATGGCAAAACCTGCCGGCCGAAGGGCGTGACGCCATGCAGGCCTACAGCGACGGCATCAACGCGTTTTACGCCAACTCATCGCAAGCGCTTTCCCCCGAATTCCACATCCTCGGCGTCAAGCCGGGCGGCCCTTCGGGCAAGGCCTGGTCGCCGGTCGACAGCCTGGCCTGGTCGCTGATGATGGCGCTGGACCTGGGCGGCAACTGGGGCACCGAGTTTGCGCGCCTCTATGCCGCACGCACGCTGAAAACGGCGGAGCTCTGGCAGCTGTTTCCGCCTTACCCCGGTGAGCAGCCGGCTTCCGGCGTGGACTTTTCAAAGCGCTATGCCGAGCTGGGCGTCTACCGCACCGACATCCCGGTTGCTACAAAAAAGGTAGCGGTATCCCAAGGTGGGGATTGGGCTGGAGGCACTTTTGATGCCCAATCGCCGGTGGCTGCGGCCACAGCGGCGGTGGCCGGCGGCATCAACGACTGGGCCGCGGCGCTTGGCCAGGCCGACGGCAAGGGCTCCAACAACTGGGTGGTGGCCGGCAACCACAGCCGCAGCGGCAAACCGCTGCTCGCCAACGATCCGCACCTGGGCCTGTCGGCCCCGGCGGTCTGGTACTTTGCGCACCTGCAGGCCGACGGGCTGGACGTGATCGGCGCCACCTTGCCGGGCTTGCCGTTTGTCGTGTTGGGGCGCACCCGGAAAGTGGCGTGGAGCTTTACCAATACGGCGCCGGATGTGCAGGACCTCTACCTGGAACAAATCAACCCGGCGAATCCGAAGCAGTACCGCGTTCCGGACAGCAATCCGAACGCAGAGGCTTGGGCGGAATTCCAGACCCGCGAGGAAACCATCAAGGTCAAGGGCCAGCCCGACCTGGTGCTGACCGTGCGCGAAAGCCGCCACGGCCCGGTGCTCAGCGATGTGCAGAAGTCGCATGCGGACCTGCTGGACACCCGCAAGTATGTGATTGCGCTGCGCTGGAGCGCGCTCGACGCAGACAACCAGACTGTGCTGGCAGGGCTGCGCGCCAACCGGGCCCAATCAGGCGATGAAATGATCGCCGCGTTTGCCGCTTATCACTCGCCCATGCAAAACCTGGTCACGGCCGACGTCGACGGCGGCATGGCCTTCAAGGCGGCCGGCAAGGTCCCGCTGCGCAAACCCGGCAACGACATTCGCGGCATCGCACCGTCGCCTGGGTGGGATGCCCTTTACGACTGGGCCGGCTGGGCGCCCTATGACCAGACACCGCAAACCGGGCAGGGCGAGATCGAGGCCAAAGGCTGGCTGGCCACCGCCAACCAGCGCATCACGCCGCCCGGCTTCCCGATCTTCATGGGCCAGGACTGGACCGTGCCTTACCGCTACGACCGCATTGAGCAGCTGCTGGCGGCCACGCCGCTGCACGACATGGCGTCGATGCAAAAAATCCAGGCCGACCAGCTGTCGCCCGCCACCGTCAAGCTGCTGCCGTTTCTGCAGAAAGCGCTGTCGCAGCCTTCCGGGCATCCGCTGGCGGAGCCGGCCCGCAAGGCCATGGCCGGTTTTGACGGCGTCATGCGTGCCGACCAGGCCGCACCGCTGATCTTCGCAGCCTGGGCGGACGAGCTCACACGCGGCATCGTCGGCGGCAAACTGGGCGAGCCGGCACTGGGGGCGCTTTACGGCAAGCGCCATTTCAGGAGCACGCTGGAAGACGTTCTTGCGCGCAACGACGCCAACTGGTGCGGCACTGCCGGGTGTGCCGCGCAATCCACGGCCGCATTGAGCCGCGCGCTGGATCGCCTGCAGGCGGCTTACGGTGCGGATGTTGCCAGCTGGACGTGGGGCAGGGCGCATCCGGCGCTGTCGGCCCACAAGCCGTTTGGCAATGTGCCGTTGCTGGCGCGCTTTTTTGACGTTCGTGTGCCCACCGGCGGCGACGCATTCACCGTCAACGTCGGCCAGTACTGGGCCACCAGCGACGACACACCGTTTGCCAACCGGCAGGCGGCCTCACTGCGTGCCATCTATGACATGGCGGATCCCGAAAATTCCCGCTTTATCTACCAGACAGGGCAAAGCGGGCTGGTGTTCTCCAGCCGCTATCGCGACATGCGGGGCAGCTGGGCGGCCGTTGAATACCGGCCCCTGCAGATGAACCCGCCCGCATTTGCGCACGAGCTCACGCTGAAGCCCTGA